Proteins from a genomic interval of Staphylococcus debuckii:
- the tpx gene encoding thiol peroxidase — translation MVQIAFGGDPVTLSGNPIEEGQTAPDFTVVNNDLEEVTLKDYDGKKKLISVVPSIDTGVCDKQTRKFNEEASSEEGGIVLTISEDLPFAQKRWCAASGLDNVVLLSDYQKHSFGKNFGVLMEGLELLARSVFVLDKDNKVVYSEIVSEGTDFPDFDSALKAYKELD, via the coding sequence ATGGTACAAATTGCATTCGGCGGAGATCCCGTTACATTATCAGGCAACCCGATAGAAGAAGGTCAAACAGCACCAGACTTTACAGTTGTGAACAACGATTTAGAAGAAGTGACACTTAAAGATTATGATGGCAAGAAGAAATTAATCAGTGTAGTACCTTCAATTGATACAGGTGTATGTGACAAACAAACACGTAAATTCAACGAAGAGGCTTCTTCTGAAGAAGGCGGCATTGTATTGACTATTTCTGAAGACTTGCCTTTCGCACAAAAAAGATGGTGTGCAGCAAGCGGCTTAGATAATGTTGTTTTATTAAGTGATTATCAAAAACATTCATTTGGTAAAAACTTCGGCGTGTTAATGGAAGGCTTAGAATTATTAGCACGTTCAGTATTCGTGTTAGATAAAGATAACAAAGTTGTTTATTCTGAAATTGTGAGTGAAGGTACTGACTTCCCTGATTTCGATTCAGCTTTAAAAGCTTATAAAGAATTAGACTAA
- a CDS encoding TSUP family transporter: MEWDLTLIIIIIVFGFLAAFIDSVVGGGGLISTPALLAIGLPPAVALGTNKLASSFGSLTSAVKFIRSGKVDLKIVGKLFPFIFIAAAGGASLASFLPASVLKPLVIVILTVVMIYTLMRKDWGSIRTYQKLSPGKAFIFTIVLLCIGFYDGFLGGGTGSFFLFTLLIVGFDFLSAAGNAKVLNFASNVGALMLFMILGKVDYGIGLLMAVSMIAGSYAGAQFALRQGVGYVKALFVIVTSALILKNIYDYVQQWLS, encoded by the coding sequence ATGGAATGGGACCTAACATTAATTATCATTATTATAGTATTTGGATTTCTCGCTGCTTTCATAGATTCGGTTGTAGGCGGCGGGGGATTAATTTCAACACCCGCTTTATTAGCTATTGGGCTGCCGCCAGCGGTTGCTCTTGGCACGAATAAATTAGCAAGTTCATTTGGTTCTTTAACCAGTGCTGTAAAATTTATTCGTTCTGGGAAAGTAGATTTAAAGATTGTCGGGAAGTTATTTCCCTTTATATTTATAGCAGCAGCAGGTGGTGCAAGTTTGGCCTCGTTTTTACCTGCATCTGTTTTAAAACCGCTAGTGATTGTGATTTTAACTGTGGTAATGATTTATACATTGATGCGTAAAGACTGGGGCAGTATCAGAACATATCAAAAACTCTCGCCAGGCAAAGCCTTTATATTTACAATCGTATTGTTGTGTATCGGCTTTTATGATGGCTTTTTAGGCGGCGGTACAGGATCATTCTTCTTATTTACATTATTAATTGTCGGTTTTGACTTTTTAAGTGCAGCAGGCAATGCGAAAGTTTTAAATTTTGCATCTAATGTTGGAGCACTGATGCTCTTCATGATTCTAGGCAAAGTGGATTATGGCATTGGTTTATTGATGGCAGTAAGTATGATTGCTGGCTCCTATGCTGGTGCGCAATTTGCTTTACGACAAGGCGTAGGATATGTCAAAGCGCTATTTGTAATCGTCACAAGTGCATTGATTCTAAAAAATATTTATGATTATGTCCAACAGTGGCTGTCATAA
- the thiI gene encoding tRNA uracil 4-sulfurtransferase ThiI — protein sequence MMYDHILVRYGELTLKGANRKMFVNKLRSNVKQALVPLQGYTVKANRDRMYIEVTPEADIEEMMRRISKVFGVKSISPVMKIEKDLEVAKAQASDFAEAYAEGDSFKIDVKRSDKQFPYDTYQLQRILGGAVLEHNPQVHVNVRQPDHIIKTEVRLDAIYIYDRVIEGAGGLPVGTGGKTLLMLSGGIDSPVAGMEIMRRGVTIEAIHFHSPPFTSEKAKEKVIELTRILAEHVGPIKLHVVPFTEVQKQINKVVHERYTMTSTRRMMMRIADKVVHQIGADAIVNGENLGQVASQTLKSMYAINHVTTTPVLRPLLTLDKEDIVIKAKEYGTFETSIQPFEDCCTIFTPKNPVTEPDFEKVEKYEGVFDFSEMIQRAVDNVETIEINKNYQSQKDKDTETLMQDLF from the coding sequence ATGATGTACGATCATATATTAGTAAGATATGGCGAGTTGACGCTTAAAGGTGCGAACCGAAAAATGTTCGTGAATAAATTACGCTCAAATGTAAAACAAGCGTTAGTGCCATTGCAAGGTTATACAGTTAAAGCAAATAGAGACAGAATGTATATTGAAGTAACACCTGAAGCGGATATCGAAGAAATGATGCGTCGAATCAGTAAGGTATTCGGCGTTAAATCTATCAGTCCTGTGATGAAAATAGAAAAAGATTTAGAAGTGGCTAAAGCACAAGCGAGTGATTTTGCTGAAGCTTATGCAGAAGGTGATTCATTCAAAATTGATGTCAAACGTTCAGATAAACAATTTCCATATGATACGTATCAGTTACAACGTATTTTAGGGGGAGCAGTTTTAGAACATAATCCCCAAGTTCATGTAAATGTACGCCAGCCAGACCACATTATCAAAACAGAAGTTCGTTTAGATGCGATTTATATTTATGATCGTGTGATTGAAGGGGCAGGCGGTTTGCCAGTTGGTACAGGCGGCAAAACATTATTGATGCTCTCTGGCGGTATTGATTCACCAGTAGCAGGAATGGAGATTATGCGTCGCGGCGTTACAATTGAAGCCATTCATTTTCATAGTCCGCCTTTTACAAGTGAAAAAGCGAAAGAAAAGGTCATTGAATTAACACGTATTCTAGCTGAACATGTCGGTCCGATTAAATTGCATGTTGTACCGTTTACAGAAGTACAAAAACAAATCAATAAAGTGGTGCATGAGCGTTATACTATGACTTCTACTCGTCGAATGATGATGCGCATTGCAGATAAAGTTGTACACCAAATCGGAGCGGATGCGATTGTGAATGGTGAAAATTTAGGACAAGTAGCGAGTCAAACATTGAAGAGCATGTATGCAATCAATCATGTGACGACGACACCTGTTTTACGTCCGCTGCTCACACTCGACAAAGAAGATATTGTTATTAAAGCGAAAGAATATGGAACATTTGAAACTTCCATTCAACCATTTGAAGATTGCTGCACAATATTTACACCTAAGAATCCCGTTACAGAACCTGATTTCGAAAAAGTAGAGAAATATGAAGGGGTCTTCGATTTCAGTGAAATGATTCAACGTGCAGTAGATAATGTAGAAACAATTGAAATTAATAAAAATTATCAAAGTCAAAAGGATAAAGATACTGAAACATTAATGCAAGATTTATTCTAA
- a CDS encoding cysteine desulfurase family protein, with product MIYLDNAATTKPAQDVLDTFVKVNQDLYFNPNSPHQAGLQAEQLLQQAKVQIDRILGLENRYDIIFTSGATESNNMALKGAAYNRKPFADEIIVSVIEHASVLEVMRHLEEEGFKLKYVNVTQEGKIDLEHLKALMSSNVGLVTCMQVNNITGQEQPIADIAKILNDYPKAHFHVDAVQAIGKVPLTFNRVDSMSFSGHKFNGLKGQGLLLARNIHNLEPVIHGGGQEYGLRSGTVNLPIDIAIVKALKQAVQQRDTLNSRLHQYNNELRTFLHAFRGVKINSPENSAPHILNVGFDGVKGEVLVNAFSKQNVMLSTTSACSSKRGHLNEVLLSMGVSESQIEGSIRISMGALTSEADIQGFKTAFEKVYEEMKELLKP from the coding sequence GTGATTTATTTAGATAATGCAGCAACAACTAAACCTGCACAAGACGTATTAGATACTTTTGTGAAAGTCAATCAAGATTTATATTTTAATCCCAATAGTCCGCACCAAGCGGGATTGCAAGCAGAACAATTATTACAACAAGCGAAAGTGCAAATCGATCGTATTTTAGGACTAGAAAATCGTTACGATATTATCTTTACGAGTGGCGCAACTGAATCCAATAATATGGCGTTGAAAGGAGCGGCTTATAATAGAAAACCTTTCGCGGATGAAATTATTGTTTCCGTTATCGAACATGCTTCTGTATTAGAAGTCATGCGCCATTTAGAAGAAGAAGGTTTCAAATTAAAATACGTCAATGTTACGCAAGAGGGGAAAATTGATTTAGAACATTTGAAAGCTTTAATGTCTAGCAATGTAGGCTTGGTAACATGTATGCAAGTCAATAATATAACAGGACAAGAGCAACCGATTGCCGACATTGCCAAGATACTGAATGATTATCCTAAAGCGCATTTTCATGTAGATGCAGTTCAAGCTATTGGTAAAGTTCCATTAACATTTAATCGTGTAGACAGTATGAGTTTCAGCGGTCATAAATTTAATGGATTAAAGGGACAAGGTTTATTGTTAGCACGCAATATTCATAATCTGGAACCCGTTATTCATGGCGGAGGGCAAGAATATGGATTAAGAAGCGGAACAGTAAATCTGCCTATTGATATTGCTATCGTGAAAGCTTTAAAGCAAGCAGTACAACAACGTGATACGCTCAATTCACGTTTACACCAATATAATAACGAATTGCGTACTTTTCTGCATGCTTTCAGAGGAGTGAAAATCAATTCACCTGAAAATAGCGCGCCTCACATCTTGAATGTCGGATTTGACGGGGTGAAAGGCGAGGTACTAGTGAATGCATTTTCCAAACAAAATGTAATGCTTTCTACTACGAGTGCATGCTCATCTAAACGAGGCCACTTAAATGAAGTGTTGCTCTCGATGGGAGTATCAGAATCACAAATTGAAGGCAGTATTCGTATTTCTATGGGAGCTTTGACCAGTGAAGCGGATATCCAAGGATTCAAAACCGCTTTTGAAAAAGTTTATGAGGAAATGAAGGAGTTGTTAAAACCATGA